The genome window gctataacttttgatgtAATTAAGTTGTAAGTGCTTGATCCTAACATAATTAGTCATCAAACTGCAGTTTGGAATGTCCAGCGCGTTGGAGACACTGTGCGGGCAGGCATACGGTGCAGGACACTATAAAAAACTATCGACTTTTACTTACGTTGCCATTCTATGTCTCTTCCTGGTCTGTATCCCTGTTTCTATACTATGGTTATTCACGGAAAGATTGCTGAAATTGATAGGCCAAGACCCTTCAATCGCCGCCCAGGCCGGAAACTACGCTATTTGGCTCATTCCCACTCTCTTCCCTTACGCCATTCTCCAGTCTCTGGTTCGCTATCTGCAGACCCAGAGCTTAATTCTTCCCATGCTATGGACTGCCGTTGCGGCTCTGTGTCTCCAGCTACCAATTTGTTGGGCTTTTATCTTCAAACTGAATTTAGGGAACGCAGGAGCCGCATTATCCATTGGTGTTTCGTATTGGGTTAATGTGATTTTGATTCTGGTTTATGTCAAGTACTCGTCGACCTGTAAAAAGAGTCGTGCCACTCTTTCTTGGGATGTTTTTGCAAGCATGGGGGAGTTCTTTCGCTTTGCTCTCCCCTCTGCTGTAATGGTCTGGTAAATAAGACTAATGAGTTTTCATCTGTTTATATGTGCATTAGCAGAACACTGATTGATTTCATGTTGCTGGCTGTAGTTTGGAGTGGTGGGCATTTGAGCTGATTGTGCTGTTATCTGGAATCTTGCCAAATCCAAAATTGGAGACTTCTCTGCTATCTATATGGTATGTGTTAGAATGAGGCGCTTATCACTGCGTCAAAAATTATAGTTCACCGGGCGAAgatgcaactttattttttttagacttcTGTTACATTTTCGAGAGGTAGGGTGCTGAACTTGACCCTTCACCAGCCTCTTTCCAATAATACCTAGCTAGCCACTAATTGCTGGATTTGACCATTCACCTTCCTCCGCCTAACAATTTCGTAGCCACcaattgctggacttggcctttcaCCAGCCTTTGCACAACAATTCCCCTTCCAAACACCTGTCCGCCTTAACTGCACAATTTTTACTCTTGTTAGGACTCGAACCCATAGCTTACAGTGAAtgcacaatttttttcctttatagACAATTGTCGGCAAAGATGTTAGGCAGACCATGCAGCAGCCAAAGATTAGGCAATTCAAGTTGAAAACTTTGAACAAAGTTAGGCAGCCAAACTTTGGAGAattattgtttggtccctaaGCTTTagactaactacaaaatgacccctattcctcaactataaatagggaggtcatttgccattcttgtcatcccaaatcattctattcttccctcatatactagagatattagagagtttgttgagtgtatttctccttcctagcaagagagaattatccttgttttctccttgttagttagagagtggttgtaactcctattttctcatagtgaaattcttctacccttgcccgtggtttttaccctaatttgtttaggggttttccacgtaaaatctgtgcctcatttatttttctttctcaaattattgttgcaatctgatctatcccacttccgcgggcgcaacataGACAGCCATCACATTTTTGAGAAgaaggtgctggacttggcctttcaTCGGCCTCCGCTCAACAATTCTCTTATCACCTGCTCCTTCACTGGCCTTCGCCCAACAATATGCTTTGATGATTTAGATGCCTATGGTGTCTTCTAATTTTACCTTTTGGATGCAGCCTTACTACCACTTCAGTCCACTACCACATTCCTTACTCTTTTGGTGCTGCTGCAAGGTTCTCCCTCCATTCATTTCAAAACTTTCTGTTTTACTTACTGCTCACATACAGTGAATAACACTCTTGTATATATGATCTCATTGGTTCAGTGTTCGGGTTTCGAATGCGCTCGGAGGTGGGAAGCCTCAGGCAGCAAGAGTTGCCCTCTTTGCTGTCCTGCTTCTCTCAGCTACAGAGTTTCTCCTTGCAAGTATAGCCATATTTTGCTGTCGTTATGTATGGGGATACATGTTTACATATGAGCAAGAAGTCATCACTTACGTAAAAGAGATCACGCCTCTTCTCTGCCTCTCAATCATCTTGGATGGCACTCAAGCAGTGCTATCTGGGGTTGCTAGAGGGAGTGGATGGCAGCACATAGGGGCATATGTCAATCTTGGTTCATATTACTTGTTTGGTATCCCTCTGGCTCTGCTATTTGGATTTGTTTTGCACCTAAAAGGGGAGGGCCTGTGGGGTGGATTGGTAGCCGGAGGATTCCTGCAGTCCACTGTCTTCTCTCTTATCACAGGCTTCACAGATTGGGAAAAGCAGGTTTGTGTATATATTCATGCCTACCATCTATTTGCTTAGTTTTAGTATGCCAACATTCTATGAATAGAATAATGTGTTTTAATTCTTCTCAACTtgaatgtttagtttaatactTAGAATACATATttaagtttatatattatatattcaacaaGTTTTTATAGGCAAGTTATACCATGGTACCATGGATCAAAGACTACCTACATTGTCGATTCGGGTCTAAATAACTTTCAATTATGTGtgtacaattatatattttatacctGCA of Ipomoea triloba cultivar NCNSP0323 chromosome 3, ASM357664v1 contains these proteins:
- the LOC116014236 gene encoding protein DETOXIFICATION 14-like, whose protein sequence is MEEEEPLLEDNMEEEAALNRKAFVGEVKEVNRIALPMIVVTVSQYLLRTSPMLMLGHLGELPLSSASIATSLCNVTGYSVLFGMSSALETLCGQAYGAGHYKKLSTFTYVAILCLFLVCIPVSILWLFTERLLKLIGQDPSIAAQAGNYAIWLIPTLFPYAILQSLVRYLQTQSLILPMLWTAVAALCLQLPICWAFIFKLNLGNAGAALSIGVSYWVNVILILVYVKYSSTCKKSRATLSWDVFASMGEFFRFALPSAVMVCLEWWAFELIVLLSGILPNPKLETSLLSICLTTTSVHYHIPYSFGAAASVRVSNALGGGKPQAARVALFAVLLLSATEFLLASIAIFCCRYVWGYMFTYEQEVITYVKEITPLLCLSIILDGTQAVLSGVARGSGWQHIGAYVNLGSYYLFGIPLALLFGFVLHLKGEGLWGGLVAGGFLQSTVFSLITGFTDWEKQAVEARQRIFDEKVQP